A genomic window from Silvibacterium dinghuense includes:
- a CDS encoding TolC family protein, which produces MHAQSHGSAPLPEAPKLQLLAQSSAPQGQTAALSDSSESAAARLTLHDAEQMAIRNNPHISAKRLLALAQHQVVRENRAAELPSVAGGVTAEDANQASRISAGSLTASRLFEHAGAGASASQLITDFGRTRNLVLSSNLEEKAQDASALATTQDIVLTTDQAFYNVLEAQALLNVAQQNVKTRQTTDDQIGVMTKNKLKSTLDLSFADVNLSQAKLLLLDAQNNASATMAALDEVLGLDTATSYQLVADGGALAPPPPDADQLLKLALEQRPDLQALDLSHQAAVKFSHAQRDQLLPSISALGTAGAVPVRPGEYYNSSWWGAVGVNMNIPIFNGFLYTSQAKEASIRAEAAAEQTRALRDRVVRDVRTSWLAAQTAYQKVAVTTDLLNQANLALKLAQTRYQMGLSSIVELSQAQYQQTDAAIGNSNAQYQYRLSLATLNYEIGSI; this is translated from the coding sequence TTGCATGCTCAGAGCCATGGCAGCGCTCCTCTTCCTGAAGCGCCGAAGCTGCAGTTGCTGGCCCAGAGCAGCGCGCCGCAAGGTCAGACGGCCGCACTCTCTGATTCGTCAGAGAGTGCGGCCGCTCGGCTCACGCTGCACGATGCCGAGCAGATGGCGATCCGCAACAATCCGCACATTAGCGCAAAGCGCCTGCTCGCACTGGCGCAGCACCAGGTCGTGCGTGAGAACCGTGCTGCCGAGCTTCCCTCGGTGGCAGGTGGTGTTACAGCCGAGGATGCGAACCAGGCTTCACGCATCTCGGCTGGTTCGCTCACTGCCTCGCGCCTCTTCGAGCACGCAGGCGCAGGTGCCAGTGCCTCGCAACTCATCACGGACTTCGGCCGGACGCGCAATCTTGTTCTCTCCTCGAACCTCGAGGAGAAAGCGCAGGATGCCTCGGCGCTTGCCACTACCCAGGACATCGTCCTCACTACAGATCAGGCTTTCTATAACGTGCTTGAGGCGCAGGCTTTGCTCAATGTGGCGCAGCAGAACGTGAAAACCCGCCAGACCACCGACGACCAGATCGGCGTGATGACGAAAAACAAACTCAAGTCCACGCTCGATCTGAGCTTTGCCGATGTCAATCTCTCGCAGGCCAAGCTGCTGCTGCTCGATGCGCAGAATAATGCCAGCGCTACGATGGCCGCGCTCGACGAAGTGCTTGGCCTCGATACCGCGACGAGCTACCAGCTTGTTGCTGACGGCGGTGCTCTTGCTCCGCCTCCACCCGATGCCGATCAGTTGCTGAAGCTTGCGCTCGAGCAGCGGCCTGATTTGCAGGCGCTCGACCTGAGCCATCAAGCTGCGGTCAAATTCAGCCACGCGCAGCGTGACCAGCTTTTACCCAGCATCAGTGCGCTGGGCACGGCGGGCGCGGTGCCGGTACGACCCGGCGAATATTACAACAGCAGCTGGTGGGGCGCCGTCGGGGTGAATATGAATATCCCCATCTTCAACGGTTTCCTCTATACGTCGCAGGCGAAGGAGGCAAGCATCCGCGCTGAGGCTGCGGCCGAACAGACCCGCGCGCTGCGTGATCGCGTGGTGCGCGACGTGCGCACCTCCTGGCTTGCGGCGCAAACCGCATATCAAAAGGTAGCCGTAACAACGGACTTGCTGAACCAGGCCAACCTTGCGCTCAAGCTGGCGCAGACTCGATACCAGATGGGGCTCAGCTCGATTGTCGAGCTCAGCCAGGCGCAATATCAACAGACGGATGCGGCAATCGGAA
- a CDS encoding efflux RND transporter permease subunit, protein MPKFALKYPFFIIMLCLMVMLVGFVGIASMPVDLFPKIDMPVVVVATFYNGMPPKQIEADITNTFERFFTLAANVDHSESRSLTGVSLIKIYFKPGTNADAALSNIANLAMADLRRLPPGTLPPVVLGMDASTQPVCLVTLKGKGLGETQLKDLAQFQVRNQISNVPGASVPQPYGGTYRQIQIYVDPLKMEARNLSLNDVVQSVNSSNLILPAGDVRIGSKDFNIYANSQFPDAKAMNEMPLKSVGNSSVLVADIGKAEDAGTLQYNIVRIDGQRSVYVPVFKQGGDSNTITIVNGMKDAIKKLVDIPETLKTSVVFDQSIFVKMAVKNLIKEASIGLVLTGLMIFIFLGSPRATFAVLLSIPLSALVCLLLTKAMGGSINTMILGGLALAFSRLIDDSVVVLENIFRFMEMGCKPREAAEKGGMEVSLAVLAATSTTSIVFFPVTFLSGISKYIFTPLALGVVLSIFASYFFAMTVVPLFCANFIRIHHGEDEAKKQSFFARFERGFNNKFQKLLDWYEGLAKRAMRRPGFTTAIILGGVVLVLAGLLPFLGRAYFPRTDPGQFVIDVQMPSGTRLEVSNDYIARVENVIRSVVKPSDLGMIVSNIGVYPDLSAIFTTNASMDTAFVQTSLKEDHRIGSYEYMRRVREKLSQQMPELSTYFQAGGLVDGVINQGLPAPIDVQISSNNMESAYALAKQMAEKIKAMPNVSDVYIPQNLDYPGIELNIDRERASLIGLSAKDVVDNVITAMTSDGQVAPSYWIDPKTGNNYMVTVQYANHVLNHMTMEDFRSIPLRGTRPAGYAPGEEARQAGDANPVIWAGDHSTGYTPLSSVADIKLINTPTEVDHYQIRRVIDIYVATKKEALQGVGGDIQKLLAQTKTERNTVLKVRGAVVSMNRSFAEFGLGLIISVLLVYLILMAQFTSFIDPFIILMAIPPGLAGVVLILFVTGSTLNIMSLMGVIMMTGIVVSNSILIVEFAGILHSEGLPLLEAVIRACRVRLRPILMTSLATLLGMIPMALGLEAGSEQYAPLARAIIGGLGVSVVVTVFLVPAVYLLIHGRQEKKLLAEGRAH, encoded by the coding sequence ATGCCGAAGTTTGCGTTGAAATATCCGTTCTTCATCATCATGCTCTGCCTGATGGTCATGCTCGTGGGTTTCGTGGGCATTGCCAGCATGCCGGTCGATCTTTTTCCGAAAATCGACATGCCGGTCGTCGTTGTCGCTACGTTTTATAACGGCATGCCGCCTAAGCAGATCGAGGCCGATATCACCAACACCTTCGAGCGCTTCTTTACGCTGGCTGCAAATGTCGACCATAGCGAATCGCGCTCACTGACCGGCGTCAGCCTCATCAAAATCTATTTCAAGCCCGGCACGAATGCAGATGCTGCGCTAAGCAATATTGCGAACCTCGCCATGGCTGACCTGCGGAGACTTCCACCAGGAACTCTTCCGCCTGTCGTGCTCGGTATGGACGCATCCACGCAGCCTGTCTGCCTTGTCACGCTCAAAGGCAAGGGGCTCGGTGAGACACAACTGAAGGATCTTGCGCAGTTCCAGGTTCGCAATCAGATCTCCAATGTTCCGGGCGCCTCGGTGCCGCAGCCGTATGGCGGCACATATCGGCAAATTCAGATCTACGTCGATCCGCTCAAGATGGAAGCCCGCAATCTAAGTCTCAACGATGTCGTACAGTCGGTGAACAGCTCAAACCTCATCCTGCCCGCCGGCGATGTTCGCATTGGTTCGAAAGACTTCAACATTTACGCCAACAGCCAGTTTCCAGATGCTAAGGCGATGAACGAGATGCCGCTTAAGTCCGTGGGCAACTCTTCGGTGCTCGTCGCGGATATTGGCAAGGCCGAAGACGCGGGCACGCTGCAGTACAACATTGTCCGCATTGACGGTCAGCGCTCGGTCTACGTGCCTGTCTTCAAGCAAGGCGGAGACAGTAACACCATCACGATCGTCAACGGGATGAAAGATGCCATCAAGAAGCTGGTGGATATCCCCGAGACGCTGAAGACCTCGGTGGTCTTCGATCAGTCGATCTTCGTGAAGATGGCAGTGAAGAACCTCATCAAGGAGGCCAGCATCGGCCTCGTGCTCACTGGCCTGATGATCTTCATCTTCCTCGGCAGTCCGCGCGCGACTTTCGCCGTGCTGTTGTCGATTCCACTGTCCGCGCTCGTGTGTCTGCTGCTGACGAAGGCCATGGGCGGTTCCATCAACACGATGATCCTCGGTGGTCTTGCTCTGGCTTTCTCTCGCCTTATCGACGATTCGGTGGTCGTGCTCGAGAATATCTTCCGCTTCATGGAAATGGGTTGTAAACCGCGCGAAGCCGCGGAGAAAGGCGGCATGGAAGTTTCGCTCGCAGTGCTTGCCGCGACCTCTACTACCTCGATCGTCTTCTTTCCGGTTACCTTTCTCTCCGGTATCAGCAAGTACATTTTTACGCCGCTGGCTCTGGGGGTGGTGCTCTCCATCTTTGCCTCGTACTTCTTTGCGATGACGGTTGTCCCGCTTTTTTGTGCGAATTTCATCCGCATCCATCACGGAGAAGACGAAGCAAAGAAGCAGAGCTTCTTCGCACGCTTCGAGCGCGGCTTCAATAACAAATTCCAGAAGCTGCTCGACTGGTACGAAGGACTGGCCAAGCGCGCGATGCGGCGGCCAGGATTCACCACTGCTATCATCCTTGGCGGCGTGGTCCTGGTCCTCGCTGGTCTATTACCTTTCCTGGGCAGAGCTTATTTTCCGCGTACTGATCCAGGCCAGTTCGTCATCGACGTGCAGATGCCCAGTGGCACGCGGCTTGAAGTGAGCAACGACTATATCGCCAGGGTCGAGAATGTCATCCGCAGTGTCGTCAAGCCCTCGGATCTCGGCATGATCGTCTCTAACATCGGTGTTTATCCGGATCTCTCAGCCATCTTTACGACGAATGCATCGATGGACACGGCCTTTGTGCAGACCAGTCTCAAGGAAGATCACAGGATTGGCAGTTACGAATACATGCGTCGTGTACGCGAGAAACTGTCGCAGCAGATGCCGGAGCTCAGCACGTACTTCCAGGCAGGCGGTCTTGTGGATGGCGTCATCAATCAGGGGCTGCCTGCGCCGATCGATGTGCAGATCAGCTCCAACAATATGGAGAGCGCGTATGCACTCGCCAAACAAATGGCAGAGAAGATCAAGGCTATGCCCAATGTAAGTGACGTTTATATTCCGCAGAATCTCGACTATCCCGGCATAGAACTCAACATTGATCGCGAGCGCGCAAGCCTCATCGGCCTCTCTGCGAAAGATGTGGTCGACAACGTCATCACCGCCATGACCTCGGATGGCCAGGTGGCGCCCAGCTATTGGATCGATCCGAAGACCGGCAACAATTACATGGTCACGGTGCAGTACGCCAACCATGTTCTGAATCACATGACGATGGAAGACTTCCGCAGCATTCCTCTGCGCGGCACTCGTCCCGCGGGCTATGCGCCGGGCGAAGAGGCACGTCAGGCCGGCGATGCGAATCCGGTTATCTGGGCAGGGGATCACTCCACGGGCTACACCCCGCTCAGTTCGGTTGCTGACATCAAGCTGATCAATACCCCAACTGAAGTTGACCACTATCAGATTCGCCGTGTCATCGACATTTATGTTGCGACGAAGAAGGAAGCACTGCAGGGAGTGGGTGGAGACATCCAAAAGCTTCTCGCGCAGACCAAGACCGAGCGCAACACCGTGCTTAAAGTGCGCGGGGCTGTGGTGAGTATGAACCGCTCCTTCGCCGAATTCGGTCTGGGGCTGATCATCTCCGTCCTGCTCGTCTATCTCATTCTTATGGCGCAGTTCACCTCATTCATCGATCCGTTCATCATTCTTATGGCTATTCCTCCCGGACTTGCTGGCGTAGTGCTCATCCTCTTTGTTACCGGAAGCACGCTGAACATCATGTCCCTGATGGGAGTCATCATGATGACTGGCATTGTTGTTTCGAACAGCATCCTTATCGTCGAGTTTGCCGGCATCCTGCACAGCGAAGGATTGCCGCTGCTCGAAGCGGTGATTCGCGCCTGCCGTGTGCGTCTGCGTCCCATCCTGATGACCTCGCTGGCCACGCTGCTCGGCATGATTCCGATGGCGCTTGGCCTCGAGGCCGGCAGCGAACAGTATGCGCCGCTGGCCCGAGCCATTATCGGTGGCCTCGGCGTATCTGTCGTGGTGACTGTCTTCCTGGTCCCGGCGGTCTATCTCCTCATTCATGGACGGCAAGAGAAAAAGCTCCTCGCGGAAGGAAGGGCACACTGA
- a CDS encoding efflux RND transporter periplasmic adaptor subunit, producing the protein MPSASVARVQRGDISHMLSLAGQFQPYQVVDVHPKVSGFMKKINVDIGDKVRKGEVLAVLEVPELQAQLEASAFDMAQARAEITRAQHEIRRAEAVHAAEHLNYQRLLDTSKAQPGLVAQQELDDAQSKDLSSASQVDAAKAAADAAQQHAESAHANNEREQAIQDYTHVVAPIDGVVVWRYADTGALIQSGTNSNQQDLPIVRLAQSTLLRLRMPVPEDDVQYIHEGDTIRIRIDALSRSITGKIVRFTRNVNFETRTMETEVDVDNRDLSIAPGMYANARLAMASVHDVLTLPVEALVIHGSQQMVYVVDAQNRVRIRPVVVGLQASKLAEVKSGLEEGDRVIVGGQDKYSDGEQVTSVLVPSQASEEQKESGGVIDMKADDSNGGAQ; encoded by the coding sequence GTGCCCTCGGCCAGCGTTGCTCGTGTGCAACGTGGCGATATCTCGCACATGCTCAGCCTCGCCGGCCAGTTTCAGCCGTACCAGGTGGTCGATGTTCACCCCAAGGTCAGTGGCTTCATGAAGAAGATCAATGTGGATATTGGCGACAAAGTGCGGAAAGGCGAAGTCCTCGCCGTGCTTGAAGTGCCGGAGCTGCAGGCGCAGCTCGAGGCCAGCGCCTTTGATATGGCGCAGGCCAGGGCAGAGATTACCCGTGCCCAGCACGAGATCAGGCGGGCGGAAGCGGTGCATGCTGCCGAGCACCTTAATTATCAGCGCCTCCTCGACACGTCAAAGGCGCAGCCGGGGCTGGTCGCGCAGCAGGAGCTCGATGATGCGCAGAGTAAGGACCTCTCCTCCGCTTCGCAGGTGGATGCAGCGAAGGCCGCGGCTGATGCTGCTCAGCAACATGCCGAGTCGGCACATGCCAATAATGAGCGTGAGCAGGCCATTCAGGACTATACCCATGTGGTTGCGCCGATTGATGGCGTAGTGGTCTGGCGCTATGCCGATACGGGTGCGCTCATTCAGAGCGGCACCAATTCCAATCAGCAGGATCTGCCTATCGTGCGCCTGGCGCAGAGCACGCTGCTGCGCCTGCGTATGCCTGTTCCCGAGGACGACGTGCAGTATATCCACGAGGGCGATACCATCCGCATTCGCATCGATGCCTTGAGCCGCTCCATCACGGGGAAAATCGTTCGCTTCACGCGCAATGTCAACTTTGAGACCCGCACCATGGAGACCGAAGTCGATGTGGACAACCGCGATCTCTCCATCGCTCCCGGCATGTATGCGAACGCGCGCCTTGCGATGGCGAGTGTGCATGATGTTCTCACGCTTCCGGTGGAAGCGCTGGTCATTCACGGCAGCCAGCAGATGGTCTATGTGGTCGACGCGCAGAATCGCGTCCGGATTCGGCCTGTAGTCGTTGGTCTGCAGGCGAGCAAACTTGCAGAGGTCAAGAGCGGTCTCGAGGAGGGCGATCGGGTGATTGTGGGAGGCCAGGATAAGTACAGCGACGGCGAGCAGGTCACCTCTGTTCTCGTACCGTCGCAAGCCTCAGAGGAACAGAAGGAATCTGGCGGCGTAATCGATATGAAGGCGGACGACAGCAACGGAGGTGCGCAGTAA